Proteins encoded in a region of the Flavobacteriaceae bacterium HL-DH10 genome:
- a CDS encoding Nramp family divalent metal transporter: MISKLKNLGPGLLFAGAAIGVSHLVQSTRAGADFGMGLLWALILVNIFKYPFFQFGARYAAATGESLLDGYNKLGKGVLAIYYILNFATMFTIQTAVTIVTAGIAFTLFGDYVSLESWTIIILVICISILTLGKYKLLDKLMKVIVITLTISTIIAVFIALKQNATPISFQQILPSNGLEITFLIAFMGWMPAPLDVSIWQSLWTIEKNKNTKQHNKKSILFDFNVGYLSTIILGIGFLMLGALVMFNSGETFSSSAGVFSSQLINIYTTSLGNWAYIIIGIAAFTTMFSTTLTTLDASPRAMAKTSQLLFKKSSKYNYNFWIALLSIGTVFIFLFLASEMGLLIKVATILSFITAPFFAIINYILISSKHTPKEWQPSKKLHILSWLGIAFLIVFSIWYLTTL; this comes from the coding sequence ATGATTTCCAAACTTAAAAACTTAGGTCCTGGCTTATTGTTTGCAGGTGCAGCCATTGGTGTATCACATTTAGTTCAATCTACTAGAGCAGGAGCCGATTTTGGCATGGGACTACTTTGGGCACTAATTTTAGTAAATATATTTAAATATCCTTTTTTTCAGTTTGGAGCAAGATATGCTGCAGCCACAGGTGAAAGCTTACTAGATGGCTATAATAAATTAGGTAAAGGTGTTTTAGCCATTTATTACATTCTTAATTTTGCTACCATGTTTACTATTCAAACAGCTGTAACAATTGTAACTGCAGGCATCGCTTTTACGCTTTTTGGAGACTATGTCAGTTTAGAAAGCTGGACTATTATTATTTTAGTAATATGTATTTCAATCTTAACACTTGGGAAGTACAAATTATTAGATAAATTAATGAAAGTAATTGTTATAACACTCACTATAAGCACTATTATAGCTGTGTTTATTGCATTAAAACAGAATGCTACTCCAATTTCTTTTCAGCAAATATTACCCAGTAACGGTTTAGAAATTACCTTTTTAATTGCTTTTATGGGTTGGATGCCTGCACCTTTAGATGTTTCTATATGGCAATCTTTATGGACCATAGAAAAAAACAAAAACACAAAACAACATAATAAGAAATCTATATTATTTGATTTCAATGTGGGGTATTTAAGCACTATCATTCTAGGTATTGGCTTTTTAATGTTAGGTGCTTTGGTTATGTTTAATAGTGGAGAAACATTTAGCAGTTCTGCTGGTGTTTTTTCTAGTCAACTAATAAATATATATACGACTAGCTTAGGTAATTGGGCATATATTATTATTGGTATTGCTGCCTTTACAACTATGTTTAGTACAACACTAACAACGCTAGATGCCTCTCCAAGAGCTATGGCAAAAACCTCTCAATTATTATTTAAAAAGTCTTCAAAGTATAATTATAATTTCTGGATTGCTTTATTATCAATTGGAACCGTTTTTATTTTTTTGTTTTTAGCTTCAGAAATGGGATTATTAATTAAAGTGGCTACTATTTTATCGTTTATCACAGCTCCTTTTTTTGCTATAATTAATTACATATTAATTTCAAGTAAACACACTCCCAAAGAATGGCAACCGTCAAAAAAACTTCATATTTTAAGTTGGTTAGGTATTGCTTTTTTAATTGTTTTTAGTATTTGGTATCTTACCACTTTATAA
- the lipA gene encoding lipoyl synthase has product MNKDTISNILPERQAKPKWLRVKLPTGKKYTELRGLVDKYKLNTICTSGSCPNMGECWGEGTATFMILGNICTRSCGFCGVKTGRPETVDWDEPEKVGRSIKLMKIKHAVLTSVDRDDLKDMGSIMWAETVKAVRRMNPETTLETLIPDFQGIEKHIDRIIDVAPEVVSHNIETVRRLTREVRIQAQYDRSMGVLKYLKQQGQRRTKSGIMLGLGETREEVIETLHDLKASHVDIVTIGQYLQPSKKHLPVKHFISPDQFKEYENIGLELGFRHVESSALVRSSYHAQKHIN; this is encoded by the coding sequence ATGAATAAAGACACAATATCTAATATATTACCAGAGCGTCAAGCTAAACCAAAATGGTTAAGAGTTAAACTTCCTACTGGAAAAAAATACACAGAATTAAGAGGTTTAGTAGATAAATACAAACTAAATACTATTTGCACTTCTGGCAGTTGCCCTAATATGGGAGAGTGCTGGGGAGAAGGCACTGCAACCTTTATGATTTTAGGAAATATTTGCACACGTTCTTGTGGATTTTGTGGCGTAAAAACAGGACGACCAGAAACCGTTGATTGGGATGAACCCGAAAAAGTAGGGCGATCTATTAAATTAATGAAGATTAAACATGCTGTATTAACAAGTGTTGATAGAGATGATTTAAAAGATATGGGAAGTATTATGTGGGCTGAAACTGTAAAAGCTGTTCGCAGAATGAATCCAGAAACAACACTTGAAACTTTAATTCCAGATTTTCAAGGTATTGAAAAACATATAGACAGAATTATTGATGTAGCTCCAGAAGTTGTATCTCATAATATTGAAACCGTAAGACGTTTAACTCGAGAGGTTAGAATACAGGCGCAATACGACAGAAGCATGGGGGTTTTAAAATATTTAAAACAACAAGGGCAACGACGCACAAAATCGGGGATTATGCTTGGATTAGGAGAGACAAGAGAAGAAGTTATTGAAACACTTCACGATTTAAAAGCAAGCCATGTAGATATTGTCACTATTGGTCAATACTTACAACCAAGCAAAAAACATTTACCAGTAAAACATTTTATAAGTCCTGACCAATTTAAAGAATACGAAAATATTGGTTTAGAATTAGGTTTTCGTCATGTAGAAAGTAGCGCACTTGTGCGTTCGTCTTACCATGCTCAAAAACATATCAACTAA